The following coding sequences are from one Rhipicephalus microplus isolate Deutch F79 chromosome 3, USDA_Rmic, whole genome shotgun sequence window:
- the LOC119167547 gene encoding uncharacterized protein LOC119167547 isoform X2 codes for MRVMESPVKSAQLRAAVVPSIFVNEQNASEAPKAHLLKRPKDQVSGRRLGQSRHFSRSLNTWAHRILTHAVPHPMLLCTLILGWLLLGGTTIVHTSKPNHHSEIDQDDVTEEVLKVAPGLACDLGQAVETSPEPACETNNSTEKSVQVQVLMHHEGSQTDEKKIVSSTSMQTEPYTCFSGSLSCVSFERSSPLASVRSRLHSCQQCTYVTVDKSTMNRHLLKHMGEPPFHCRFCPAAFMYKSKLGAHLCTHTGDRPFPCAFCSASFSIKNHLDEHMRIHTGERPFSCVYCNASFVEKTTLVCHLQKHTGERSFSCIHCGASFVQKSNLIRHIRTHTGERPFSCVHCNASFVQKILLKRHIRKHTGERPFSCIHCNSSFMYRSSLSNHILKHTGERPFSCVHCNASFLQKSHLVRHVRKHTGEYPFSCVHCNASFAEKKDLTRHMRKHTGERPFSCIHCNASFAEKKDLTRHMRKHTGERPFSCVHCNVSFLQKGNLVRHVRTHTGERPFSCVHCKASFIEKKNLTIHVRKHTGERPFSCVHCNASFAEKKNLTRHMRKHT; via the exons GTTTCCGGACGCAGACTTGGACAGTCACGTCACTTTTCCCGAAGCTTGAACACATGGGCTCACAGAATTCTGACACATGCAGTGCCGCATCCTATGCTTTTGTGCACACTC ATTCTTGGATGGTTGCTCCTTGGAGGCACAACCATCGTACACACGTCAAAACCAAATCATCATAGCGAAATAGATCAG GATGACGTAACAGAGGAAGTTCTTAAAGTAGCACCAGGTCTGGCTTGTGATTTGGGACAAGCTGTGGAAACATCACCAGAGCCAGCGTGTGAAACGAATAATAGTACAGAGAAATCGGTTCAAGTGCAGGTACTTATGCACCACGAAGGATCCCAAACGGACGAAAAGAAAATCGTATCTTCAACTTCTATGCAAACAGAACCATACACTTGTTTTTCAG GCTCCCTGTCCTGTGTCTCCTTCGAACGGTCTTCTCCACTGGCATCTGTACGAAGCCGACTTCATTCCTGCCAGCAGTGCACCTATGTGACCGTGGACAAATCAACTATGAACAGACACCTTCTGAAACACATGGGCGAGCCCCCCTTCCATTGCCGCTTTTGTCCAGCTGCATTCATGTACAAGTCCAAGCTTGGGGCTCACTTGTGCACTCACACAGGGGATCGGCCCTTCCCCTGCGCCTTCTGCAGTGCATCTTTTTCGATAAAAAACCACCTCGATGAGCACATGCGCATTCACACAGGAGAGAGGCCATTTTCCTGTGTCTATTGCAATGCATCTTTTGTAGAGAAAACCACCCTCGTATGCCACCTGCAAAAACACACAGGAGAGCGTTCATTTTCTTGCATCCACTGTGGTGCGTCCTTTGTGCAGAAGAGCAACCTCATAAGACACATCCGCacgcacacaggagagcgtccattttcctgtgtccactgcaatgcttcttttgtACAGAAAATCCTTCTCAAGAGGCACATCCGCAAGCACactggagagcgtccattttcctgtatCCACTGCAATTCTTCTTTTATGTACAGAAGTTCCCTTTCGAACCACATCCTCAAGCATACTGGAGAGCGaccattttcctgtgtccactgcaatgcgtcCTTTCTGCAGAAAAGCCATCTTGTAAGACACGTGCGAAAGCACACAGGAGAGTatccattttcctgtgtccactgtaatgcatcttttgcagaaaaaaaggaCCTCACAAGACACATGCgaaagcacacaggagagcgtccattttcctgtatccactgcaatgcatcttttgcagaaaaaaaggaCCTCACAAGACACATGCgaaagcacacaggagagcgtccattttcctgtgtccactgtaATGTGTCCTTTCTGCAGAAAGGAAATCTTGTAAGACACGTGCGAacgcacacaggagagcgtccattttcttgtgtccactgcaAAGCATCCTTTATAGAAAAAAAGAACCTCACAATACACGTGCGAAAGCACACAGGAGAacgtccattttcctgtgtccattgcaatgcatcttttgcagaaaaaaagaaccttACAAGACACATGCGAAAGCACACGTGA
- the LOC119167547 gene encoding uncharacterized protein LOC119167547 isoform X3 produces the protein MVSFGDMVSGRRLGQSRHFSRSLNTWAHRILTHAVPHPMLLCTLILGWLLLGGTTIVHTSKPNHHSEIDQDDVTEEVLKVAPGLACDLGQAVETSPEPACETNNSTEKSVQVQVLMHHEGSQTDEKKIVSSTSMQTEPYTCFSGSLSCVSFERSSPLASVRSRLHSCQQCTYVTVDKSTMNRHLLKHMGEPPFHCRFCPAAFMYKSKLGAHLCTHTGDRPFPCAFCSASFSIKNHLDEHMRIHTGERPFSCVYCNASFVEKTTLVCHLQKHTGERSFSCIHCGASFVQKSNLIRHIRTHTGERPFSCVHCNASFVQKILLKRHIRKHTGERPFSCIHCNSSFMYRSSLSNHILKHTGERPFSCVHCNASFLQKSHLVRHVRKHTGEYPFSCVHCNASFAEKKDLTRHMRKHTGERPFSCIHCNASFAEKKDLTRHMRKHTGERPFSCVHCNVSFLQKGNLVRHVRTHTGERPFSCVHCKASFIEKKNLTIHVRKHTGERPFSCVHCNASFAEKKNLTRHMRKHT, from the exons ATGGTTTCCTTCGGAGACatg GTTTCCGGACGCAGACTTGGACAGTCACGTCACTTTTCCCGAAGCTTGAACACATGGGCTCACAGAATTCTGACACATGCAGTGCCGCATCCTATGCTTTTGTGCACACTC ATTCTTGGATGGTTGCTCCTTGGAGGCACAACCATCGTACACACGTCAAAACCAAATCATCATAGCGAAATAGATCAG GATGACGTAACAGAGGAAGTTCTTAAAGTAGCACCAGGTCTGGCTTGTGATTTGGGACAAGCTGTGGAAACATCACCAGAGCCAGCGTGTGAAACGAATAATAGTACAGAGAAATCGGTTCAAGTGCAGGTACTTATGCACCACGAAGGATCCCAAACGGACGAAAAGAAAATCGTATCTTCAACTTCTATGCAAACAGAACCATACACTTGTTTTTCAG GCTCCCTGTCCTGTGTCTCCTTCGAACGGTCTTCTCCACTGGCATCTGTACGAAGCCGACTTCATTCCTGCCAGCAGTGCACCTATGTGACCGTGGACAAATCAACTATGAACAGACACCTTCTGAAACACATGGGCGAGCCCCCCTTCCATTGCCGCTTTTGTCCAGCTGCATTCATGTACAAGTCCAAGCTTGGGGCTCACTTGTGCACTCACACAGGGGATCGGCCCTTCCCCTGCGCCTTCTGCAGTGCATCTTTTTCGATAAAAAACCACCTCGATGAGCACATGCGCATTCACACAGGAGAGAGGCCATTTTCCTGTGTCTATTGCAATGCATCTTTTGTAGAGAAAACCACCCTCGTATGCCACCTGCAAAAACACACAGGAGAGCGTTCATTTTCTTGCATCCACTGTGGTGCGTCCTTTGTGCAGAAGAGCAACCTCATAAGACACATCCGCacgcacacaggagagcgtccattttcctgtgtccactgcaatgcttcttttgtACAGAAAATCCTTCTCAAGAGGCACATCCGCAAGCACactggagagcgtccattttcctgtatCCACTGCAATTCTTCTTTTATGTACAGAAGTTCCCTTTCGAACCACATCCTCAAGCATACTGGAGAGCGaccattttcctgtgtccactgcaatgcgtcCTTTCTGCAGAAAAGCCATCTTGTAAGACACGTGCGAAAGCACACAGGAGAGTatccattttcctgtgtccactgtaatgcatcttttgcagaaaaaaaggaCCTCACAAGACACATGCgaaagcacacaggagagcgtccattttcctgtatccactgcaatgcatcttttgcagaaaaaaaggaCCTCACAAGACACATGCgaaagcacacaggagagcgtccattttcctgtgtccactgtaATGTGTCCTTTCTGCAGAAAGGAAATCTTGTAAGACACGTGCGAacgcacacaggagagcgtccattttcttgtgtccactgcaAAGCATCCTTTATAGAAAAAAAGAACCTCACAATACACGTGCGAAAGCACACAGGAGAacgtccattttcctgtgtccattgcaatgcatcttttgcagaaaaaaagaaccttACAAGACACATGCGAAAGCACACGTGA
- the LOC119167547 gene encoding uncharacterized protein LOC119167547 isoform X1: MRVMESPVKSAQLRAAVVPSIFVNEQNASEAPKAHLLKRPKDQHLRRRPFPPGQRRAHRFGFTSRHGFLRRHGPFFFTRVSGRRLGQSRHFSRSLNTWAHRILTHAVPHPMLLCTLILGWLLLGGTTIVHTSKPNHHSEIDQDDVTEEVLKVAPGLACDLGQAVETSPEPACETNNSTEKSVQVQVLMHHEGSQTDEKKIVSSTSMQTEPYTCFSGSLSCVSFERSSPLASVRSRLHSCQQCTYVTVDKSTMNRHLLKHMGEPPFHCRFCPAAFMYKSKLGAHLCTHTGDRPFPCAFCSASFSIKNHLDEHMRIHTGERPFSCVYCNASFVEKTTLVCHLQKHTGERSFSCIHCGASFVQKSNLIRHIRTHTGERPFSCVHCNASFVQKILLKRHIRKHTGERPFSCIHCNSSFMYRSSLSNHILKHTGERPFSCVHCNASFLQKSHLVRHVRKHTGEYPFSCVHCNASFAEKKDLTRHMRKHTGERPFSCIHCNASFAEKKDLTRHMRKHTGERPFSCVHCNVSFLQKGNLVRHVRTHTGERPFSCVHCKASFIEKKNLTIHVRKHTGERPFSCVHCNASFAEKKNLTRHMRKHT, translated from the exons CACCTGCGTCGACGCCCTTTTCCGccaggtcaacgccgtgcgcaccgctttGGCTTCACATCCCGTCATGGTTTCCTTCGGAGACatggtccttttttttttacgcga GTTTCCGGACGCAGACTTGGACAGTCACGTCACTTTTCCCGAAGCTTGAACACATGGGCTCACAGAATTCTGACACATGCAGTGCCGCATCCTATGCTTTTGTGCACACTC ATTCTTGGATGGTTGCTCCTTGGAGGCACAACCATCGTACACACGTCAAAACCAAATCATCATAGCGAAATAGATCAG GATGACGTAACAGAGGAAGTTCTTAAAGTAGCACCAGGTCTGGCTTGTGATTTGGGACAAGCTGTGGAAACATCACCAGAGCCAGCGTGTGAAACGAATAATAGTACAGAGAAATCGGTTCAAGTGCAGGTACTTATGCACCACGAAGGATCCCAAACGGACGAAAAGAAAATCGTATCTTCAACTTCTATGCAAACAGAACCATACACTTGTTTTTCAG GCTCCCTGTCCTGTGTCTCCTTCGAACGGTCTTCTCCACTGGCATCTGTACGAAGCCGACTTCATTCCTGCCAGCAGTGCACCTATGTGACCGTGGACAAATCAACTATGAACAGACACCTTCTGAAACACATGGGCGAGCCCCCCTTCCATTGCCGCTTTTGTCCAGCTGCATTCATGTACAAGTCCAAGCTTGGGGCTCACTTGTGCACTCACACAGGGGATCGGCCCTTCCCCTGCGCCTTCTGCAGTGCATCTTTTTCGATAAAAAACCACCTCGATGAGCACATGCGCATTCACACAGGAGAGAGGCCATTTTCCTGTGTCTATTGCAATGCATCTTTTGTAGAGAAAACCACCCTCGTATGCCACCTGCAAAAACACACAGGAGAGCGTTCATTTTCTTGCATCCACTGTGGTGCGTCCTTTGTGCAGAAGAGCAACCTCATAAGACACATCCGCacgcacacaggagagcgtccattttcctgtgtccactgcaatgcttcttttgtACAGAAAATCCTTCTCAAGAGGCACATCCGCAAGCACactggagagcgtccattttcctgtatCCACTGCAATTCTTCTTTTATGTACAGAAGTTCCCTTTCGAACCACATCCTCAAGCATACTGGAGAGCGaccattttcctgtgtccactgcaatgcgtcCTTTCTGCAGAAAAGCCATCTTGTAAGACACGTGCGAAAGCACACAGGAGAGTatccattttcctgtgtccactgtaatgcatcttttgcagaaaaaaaggaCCTCACAAGACACATGCgaaagcacacaggagagcgtccattttcctgtatccactgcaatgcatcttttgcagaaaaaaaggaCCTCACAAGACACATGCgaaagcacacaggagagcgtccattttcctgtgtccactgtaATGTGTCCTTTCTGCAGAAAGGAAATCTTGTAAGACACGTGCGAacgcacacaggagagcgtccattttcttgtgtccactgcaAAGCATCCTTTATAGAAAAAAAGAACCTCACAATACACGTGCGAAAGCACACAGGAGAacgtccattttcctgtgtccattgcaatgcatcttttgcagaaaaaaagaaccttACAAGACACATGCGAAAGCACACGTGA
- the LOC119167547 gene encoding uncharacterized protein LOC119167547 isoform X4 gives MRVMESPVKSAQLRAAVVPSIFVNEQNASEAPKAHLLKRPKDQILGWLLLGGTTIVHTSKPNHHSEIDQDDVTEEVLKVAPGLACDLGQAVETSPEPACETNNSTEKSVQVQVLMHHEGSQTDEKKIVSSTSMQTEPYTCFSGSLSCVSFERSSPLASVRSRLHSCQQCTYVTVDKSTMNRHLLKHMGEPPFHCRFCPAAFMYKSKLGAHLCTHTGDRPFPCAFCSASFSIKNHLDEHMRIHTGERPFSCVYCNASFVEKTTLVCHLQKHTGERSFSCIHCGASFVQKSNLIRHIRTHTGERPFSCVHCNASFVQKILLKRHIRKHTGERPFSCIHCNSSFMYRSSLSNHILKHTGERPFSCVHCNASFLQKSHLVRHVRKHTGEYPFSCVHCNASFAEKKDLTRHMRKHTGERPFSCIHCNASFAEKKDLTRHMRKHTGERPFSCVHCNVSFLQKGNLVRHVRTHTGERPFSCVHCKASFIEKKNLTIHVRKHTGERPFSCVHCNASFAEKKNLTRHMRKHT, from the exons ATTCTTGGATGGTTGCTCCTTGGAGGCACAACCATCGTACACACGTCAAAACCAAATCATCATAGCGAAATAGATCAG GATGACGTAACAGAGGAAGTTCTTAAAGTAGCACCAGGTCTGGCTTGTGATTTGGGACAAGCTGTGGAAACATCACCAGAGCCAGCGTGTGAAACGAATAATAGTACAGAGAAATCGGTTCAAGTGCAGGTACTTATGCACCACGAAGGATCCCAAACGGACGAAAAGAAAATCGTATCTTCAACTTCTATGCAAACAGAACCATACACTTGTTTTTCAG GCTCCCTGTCCTGTGTCTCCTTCGAACGGTCTTCTCCACTGGCATCTGTACGAAGCCGACTTCATTCCTGCCAGCAGTGCACCTATGTGACCGTGGACAAATCAACTATGAACAGACACCTTCTGAAACACATGGGCGAGCCCCCCTTCCATTGCCGCTTTTGTCCAGCTGCATTCATGTACAAGTCCAAGCTTGGGGCTCACTTGTGCACTCACACAGGGGATCGGCCCTTCCCCTGCGCCTTCTGCAGTGCATCTTTTTCGATAAAAAACCACCTCGATGAGCACATGCGCATTCACACAGGAGAGAGGCCATTTTCCTGTGTCTATTGCAATGCATCTTTTGTAGAGAAAACCACCCTCGTATGCCACCTGCAAAAACACACAGGAGAGCGTTCATTTTCTTGCATCCACTGTGGTGCGTCCTTTGTGCAGAAGAGCAACCTCATAAGACACATCCGCacgcacacaggagagcgtccattttcctgtgtccactgcaatgcttcttttgtACAGAAAATCCTTCTCAAGAGGCACATCCGCAAGCACactggagagcgtccattttcctgtatCCACTGCAATTCTTCTTTTATGTACAGAAGTTCCCTTTCGAACCACATCCTCAAGCATACTGGAGAGCGaccattttcctgtgtccactgcaatgcgtcCTTTCTGCAGAAAAGCCATCTTGTAAGACACGTGCGAAAGCACACAGGAGAGTatccattttcctgtgtccactgtaatgcatcttttgcagaaaaaaaggaCCTCACAAGACACATGCgaaagcacacaggagagcgtccattttcctgtatccactgcaatgcatcttttgcagaaaaaaaggaCCTCACAAGACACATGCgaaagcacacaggagagcgtccattttcctgtgtccactgtaATGTGTCCTTTCTGCAGAAAGGAAATCTTGTAAGACACGTGCGAacgcacacaggagagcgtccattttcttgtgtccactgcaAAGCATCCTTTATAGAAAAAAAGAACCTCACAATACACGTGCGAAAGCACACAGGAGAacgtccattttcctgtgtccattgcaatgcatcttttgcagaaaaaaagaaccttACAAGACACATGCGAAAGCACACGTGA